One Oryza glaberrima chromosome 11, OglaRS2, whole genome shotgun sequence genomic region harbors:
- the LOC127754871 gene encoding protein DETOXIFICATION 21-like — MERTTEDDERPTVPLLEPKPAINGGGGGSNEEEEEVGSLGRRLVEENKKLWVVAGPSICARATSFGVTIVSQAFIGHIGATELAAYALVSTVLMRLSVGILIGMASALETLCGQSYGAKQYHMLGIYLQRSWIVLFCCAVILLPIYLFTTPLLIALGQDPDISVVAGTISLWYIPIMFSYVWGLTIQMYLQSQSKNMIVTYLSLLNFGLNLFLSWLMVVKFHLGLAGVMGSMVIACWIPIFGQLAYVFFGGCPQTWTGFSSSAFTDLGAIIKLSISSGVMLCVELWYNTILVLLTGYMKNAKVALDALSICLNINGWEMMIAIGFLAATGVRVANELGAGSARRAKFAIFNVVTTSFLIGFVFFVLFLFFRGSLAYIFTESQEVVDAVADLAPLLAFSILLNSVQPVLSGVAIGSGWQSVVAYVNVASYYLIGIPIGAILGYALGFEVKGIWIGMLVGTLVQTLVLLFITLRTNWEKQVEIALERLNRWYTDDNGRSQNSRGNP, encoded by the exons ATGGAGAGGACGACGGAGGATGATGAGAGGCCGACGGTTCCTCTGCTGGAGCCTAAGCCGGCgatcaacggcggcggcggaggcagcaacgaggaggaagaagaggttgGGTCGCTGGGGCGGCGCCTGGTGGAGGAGAACAAGAAGCTGTGGGTGGTGGCGGGTCCTTCCATCTGCGCGCGCGCCACCTCCTTCGGCGTCACCATCGTCAGCCAGGCCTTCATCGGACACATTGGCGCCACCGAGCTCGCCGCGTATGCCCTCGTCTCCACCGTCCTCATGCGCTTGAGCGTCGGCATCCTG ATAGGCATGGCAAGCGCATTGGAAACATTGTGTGGGCAATCATATGGTGCCAAGCAATACCACATGTTAGGCATCTATCTACAACGCTCATGGATAGTTCTCTTCTGTTGTGCAGTAATCCTTCTCCCAATCTACCTCTTCACCACTCCGCTCCTAATTGCCCTTGGTCAGGATCCCGATATCTCTGTTGTGGCTGGCACCATCTCACTATGGTACATTCCCATCATGTTCTCCTATGTCTGGGGATTAACAATCCAAATGTATCTACAATCACAGAGCAAGAACATGATCGTTACCTACCTCTCCTTGCTCAACTTTGGACTCAATCTCTTCCTATCATGGCTCATGGTGGTCAAGTTTCACCTTGGCCTTGCTGGGGTGATGGGCTCCATGGTCATTGCCTGTTGGATCCCTATATTTGGTCAGCTCGCATATGTCTTCTTTGGTGGTTGTCCTCAAACATGGACAGGGTTCTCGTCCTCTGCCTTTACTGATCTTGGTGCTATTATCAAGCTTTCGATATCATCCGGAGTGATGCTTTG TGTAGAATTATGGTACAACACCATATTGGTGCTCCTCACTGGTTATATGAAGAATGCAAAGGTTGCTCTTGATGCTCTTTCTATATG CCTTAATATCAATGGTTGGGAGATGATGATTGCTATTGGATTTTTGGCTGCAACTGG AGTGCGGGTGGCAAATGAACTTGGAGCTGGGAGTGCAAGAAGGGCTAAGTTTGCCATTTTCAATGTGGTCACCACTTCTTTCTTGATAGGATTTGTGTTTTTTGtgctcttccttttctttcgtGGAAGCCTTGCATACATATTTACTGAAAGTCAGGAGGTAGTAGATGCAGTCGCTGATCTTGCTCCCCTTCTAGCTTTCTCCATTTTATTGAATAGTGTTCAACCGGTGCTCTCAG GTGTCGCTATTGGCTCTGGTTGGCAAAGTGTAGTTGCCTATGTTAATGTTGCATCGTACTACTTGATCGGTATCCCTATTGGGGCAATACTAGGCTATGCTCTAGGATTTGAAGTAAAG GGCATCTGGATTGGAATGCTTGTTGGAACACTAGTGCAGACTCTTGTGCTTTTATTCATCACACTTAGGACTAATTGGGAAAAACAG GTAGAGATTGCTCTCGAGAGACTAAATAGATGGTACACGGATGATAATGGAAGATCACAAAATTCGAGAGGAAATCCATGA